One Osmerus mordax isolate fOsmMor3 chromosome 16, fOsmMor3.pri, whole genome shotgun sequence genomic window carries:
- the abhd8a gene encoding protein ABHD8, with product MLTSITEGILCCLTGKTGSLVLPLDTSQSTCPDGFHFVEVRPGRVLRVRHILPERQPPATDQLGGEEKEEEEEEEEEEEEEEEEEKEEREEGRKDEGEPADSAPPGGSRVHCKRKITVYRNGQLVIENLGDVLHSEILQGQDGDLEPCSTLEVELADYREVASSPDPRPAPPLPAPPGDSKPAPPPRQRRRKPKRTVLIDSERAISSCKGTHADVALFFVHGVGGSLDIWASQLEFFSRLGYEVIAPDLAGHGASIAPEMAAAYSFYALAEDMRAIFKRYARRRNILIGHSYGVSFCTFLAHEYPDQVHKVVMINGGGPTALEPSLCSIFQLPPCVLHCLSPCLAWSFLKAGFARQGAKEKQLLKQGNAFNVSPFVLRAMMSGQYWPEGDEVYHAELTVPTLLVHGMCDKFVPIDEDQRMAEILLFSFLKVIEDGSHMVMMECPDTVNTLLHEFFLWEPDMSKKDAAKTDPDNAVAVSNGGGAVQPVDK from the exons ATGCTGACCAGCATCACCGAGGGGATCCTGTGCTGTTTGACAGGGAAGACAGGCAGCCTGGTCCTCCCCCTGGACACCTCCCAGTCCACCTGCCCTGATGGCTTCCACTTTGTGGAGGTGAGACCGGGCAGGGTGCTGAGGGTGAGACACATCCTGCCGGAACGCCAGCCCCCCGCCACAGAccagctggggggggaggagaaggaggaggaggaggaggaggaggaggaggaggaggaggaggaggaggaggagaaggaggaaagggaagaagggaggaaggatgaaGGGGAGCCAGCTGACAGTGCtccccctggtggcagcaggGTACACTGCAAGCGTAAGATCACTGTGTACCGGAACGGGCAGCTGGTGATAGAGAACCTGGGAGACGTTCTCCACTCAGAGATCCTGCAGGGTCAGGATGGAGACCTGGAGCCCTGCAGCACCCTGGAGGTGGAGCTGGCAGACTACCGGGAGGTGGCCTCCTCGCCGGACCCCCGGcccgccccacccctcccagcgCCGCCCGGTGACTCAAAACCGGCCCCTCCTCCGAGACAGCGCCGGCGCAAGCCCAAGCGTACAGTGCTGATCGACTCAGAGAGGGCGATCTCCAGCTGCAAGGGCACGCACGCCGACGTGGCGCTGTTCTTCGTTCACGGTGTGGGCGGGTCCCTGGACATCTGGGCCAGCCAGCTGGAGTTCTTCTCTCGGCTCGGATACGAGGTCATTGCCCCGGACCTGGCCGGCCACGGTGCCAGCATCGCCCCGGAGATGGCGGCGGCGTACTCGTTCTACGCGCTGGCGGAGGACATGCGCGCCATCTTCAAGAGATACGCTCGCAGGCGCAACATCCTGATCGGACACTCGTACGG ggtgtCCTTCTGCACCTTCCTGGCTCATGAGTACCCTGACCAGGTGCACAAGGTGGTGATGATTAACGGGGGGGGCCCCACAGCGCTGGAGCCCAGCCTGTGCTCCATCTTCCAGCTGCCTCCCTGTGTGCTGcactgcctctccccctgcctggccTGGAGCTTCCTAAA AGCTGGGTTTGCTCGCCAGGGAGCCAAGGAGAAGCAGCTGCTGAAGCAAGGCAACGCTTTCAACGTGTCTCCGTTCGTGCTGCGTGCCATGATGAGCGGTCAGTACTGGCCGGAGGGGGATGAGGTGTACCACGCAGAGCTGACCGTGCCCACGCTGCTGGTGCACGGCATGTGTGACAAGTTTGTGCCCATCGACGAGGACCAACGCATGGCCGAG ATCCTCCTGTTTTCCTTCCTGAAGGTTATCGAGGACGGCAGTCACATGGTCATGATGGAATGCCCCGACACCGTCAACACCCTCCTCCACGAGTTTTTCCTATGGGAGCCCGACATGTCAAAAAAGGACGCCGCCAAAACCGACCCTGACAACGCTGTTGCCGTCAGCAACGGAGGTGGTGCTGTGCAGCCGGTGGACAAATAA
- the mrpl34 gene encoding 39S ribosomal protein L34, mitochondrial, whose translation MMNIIRSSLSRFSGVITSSRSSWCPAGAVLEPQTSSARCAPLSWRAEGAGVFQQLPWQYQQIRTRKRGTEYQPKNIKRKRTHGWIKRLSSPGGIEVILRRMLKGRKSLTH comes from the exons ATGATGAATATCATAAGATCCTCGCTGTCCCGCTTCAGCGGAGTGATAACCTCGAGCAG GAGCAGCTGGTGTCCAGCAGGTGCTGTTCTAGAACCCCAGACTTCCAGCGCCAGATGCGCTCCTCTCTCGTGGCGTGCGGAGGGAGCGGGGGTGTTCCAGCAGCTTCCGTGGCAGTATCAGCAGATCCGCACCAGGAAGCGAGGCACGGAGTACCAACCCAAGAACATCAAAAGGAAGAGGACCCACGGGTGGATCAAGAGACTGAGCTCCCCGGGAGGCATTGAGGTCATCCTGCGCAGGATGCTGAAAGGGAGGAAGTCGCTGACACACTGA
- the LOC136959574 gene encoding DET1- and DDB1-associated protein 1-like: MDKADFLKGLPVYNKSNFSRFHADSVCKASNRRPSVYLPTREYPSEQIIVTEKTNILLRYLHQQWDKKNAAKKREQEVSEVENMAAPPRKMARTDRELNEDF; this comes from the exons ATGGACAAG GCTGACTTCCTGAAAGGACTCCCTGTATACAACAAAAGCAACTTCAGCAGGTTTCATGCTGACTCCGTTTGTAAAGCATCG aacCGACGGCCATCCGTGTACCTTCCTACGCGGGAGTATCCGTCTGAACAGA TCATCGTGACCGAGAAGACGAATATTCTGTTGAGGTACCTTCACCAGCAGTGGGACAAAAAG aatGCAGCTAAGAAGCGTGAGCAGGAAGTATCCGAGGTGGAGAACATGGCTGCTCCTCCCAGGAAGATGGCGAGGACAGACAGGGAGCTCAACGAGGACTTCTAG
- the LOC136958756 gene encoding anoctamin-8-like, translating into MTSSKPAGVLGKYLSWRLRQAKGYILSRKPSFMRTLPSDNCDIIITFPESPDRETPLWLLNLMRLGLPQVSVQVRQHKQTWADMLFITASFENLLLGAEQVGVIKAVKPQYGGGKRRFLCEESNIYLNIESEVCFLSSQERQSIIKFWLDNLRADQGEVLHNLHFLEGQPIIPELLARGVVQQMFPLHDERVLALLMTSWVQAVCDSQPLDDVCEYFGVKIAMYFAWLGFYTSAMVYPALIGCLLWVLADQTSQDICCVLFALFNVVWATLFLEGWKRRGAELAYKWGTLDTPTDSLEEPRPQFRGVQRVSPVTGCEEFYYPPWRRAVFRWMVSLPVCMLCLAFVFLAMLLCLELQEFVMSVKELPNVTRFLPKILQAITVSVCDEVYKRIAYWLNNMENYRLQSDYENNLIIKIVVFQFINSYLSLFYIGFYLKDMERLKEMLATLLIFRQIMQNFVEVLQPYLYEHHKLGVFTPRVLWEQAHTGVLKYGRLALGKAQAFVAAYCKQASRGLAHPETRASERGRRGDLKAGFRLSEEEWEQSDGLRHRKVCFTETVAYNHPAATATPADTATQQGAGPLSFLEDSPTLLEDGMHATSLFTLDDSDHGDSDHGDSDHGDSEAETADAVANTNITTNGSEAASQNGHGQADRKQDRKSWIDPPLEEEACGLTLTQAEIQSCMQTYESTLEDYQEMFIQFGYVVLFSSAFPLAALCALINNVIEIRSDALKLCCGFQRPFGERVDNIGQWQTVMEVMGLIAIIVNCYLIGQCGQLQRLLPWMSPEMIIICIVLLEHFAVLLKYVIHVAIPDVPVWVAEEMAKLEYRRREAFKKHERQAQQHFQQQQRQRREEAELQRQEAELQRQAELQAEARLEGSGKAEAHQHHHAAGGGKGGGGDKPRRPSSLLGSNKLKQIIPLQGKLSGSPRSPQTPPGGEAKLPAFLNKLLNKSPEVKKEAAAPGGPERPGAPGQPFSPGRQLAPSRSGGTVVSGGPGGPGGDGRATPEELPSSEGERGEGERGEGRPGAMETNSSGS; encoded by the exons gTAAGTACCTGAGCTGGCGTCTGAGGCAGGCTAAAGGCTACATCCTGTCCAGGAAACCCTCCTTCATGAGAACTCTGCCCTCCGacaactgtgacatcatcatcactTTCCCAG agtccccagacagagagaccccCCTGTGGCTGCTGAACCTGATGAGGCTGGGTCTTCCTCAGGTGTCTGTCCAGGTGCGGCAGCACAAGCAGACGTGGGCTGACATGTTGTTCATCACTGCCTCCTTCGAGAA cctgctgctgggggcGGAGCAGGTGGGGGTCATCAAGGCAGTGAAGCCCCAGTACGGAGGGGGGAAGCGGCGCTTCCTGTGTGAGGAGAGCAACATCTACCTGAACATAGAGAGCGAGGTCTGCTTCCTCAGCTCACAG gaGCGTCAGAGCATCATTAAGTTCTGGCTGGATAATCTCCGTGCCGACCAGGGAGAGGTGCTCCATAACCTCCACTTCCTGGAGGGACAGCCAATCA tcccagAGCTGCTGGCCCGGGGGGTGGTGCAGCAGATGTTCCCCCTGCATGACGAGAGGGTTCTGGCTCTGCTCATGACATCCTGGGTCCAGGCTGTCTGTGACAGCCAGCCGCTGG ATGACGTCTGCGAGTACTTTGGGGTGAAGATCGCCATGTACTTCGCCTGGCTCGGCTTCTACACCTCCGCCATGGTGTAccctgctctgattggctgcctgcTCTGGGTCCTGGCCGACCAG acCAGTCAGGATATCTGCTGTGTGCTGTTCGCTCTCTTCAACGTGGTGTGGGCCACATTGTTCCTGGAGggctggaagaggaggggggcggagttGGCATACAAGTGGGGCACTCTGGACACGCCCACAGACTCTCTGGAGGAGCCACGCCCCCAGTTCAGG gggGTGCAGCGTGTGAGCCCTGTGACTGGCTGTGAGGAGTTTTACTAccctccctggaggagggcagtgttcCGGTGGAtggtcagcctgcctgtctgcatgctcTGCCTGGCCTTCGTCTTCCTGGCCATGCTGCTGTGTCTGGAGCTCCAg GAGTTTGTGATGAGTGTGAAGGAGCTTCCAAACGTGACCCGGTTCCTCCCCAAGATCCTACAGGCCATcaccgtgtctgtgtgtgacgagGTGTACAAGAGGATCGCATACTGGCTCAACAACATGg AGAACTACCGTCTCCAGAGTGACTATGAGAACAACCTCATCATCAAAATTGTTGTT TTTCAGTTCATCAACTCTTACCTTAGTCTGTTCTACATCGGGTTCTACCTCAAGGATATGGAACGCCTGAAGGAG ATGCTGGCCACGCTGCTCATCTTCCGCCAGATCATGCAGAACTTCGTGGAGGTTCTCCAGCCATACCTGTACGAGCACCACAAGCTGGGGGTGTTCACGCCCAGGGTCCTGTGGGAGCAGGCCCACACTGGGGTGCTCAAGTACGGACGCCTGGCACTAGGAAAGGCCCAGGCTTTCGTGGCGGCCTACTGCAAGCAGGCCTCCAGAGGCCTAGCCCACCCTGAGACGAGAGCATCTGAgcgtgggaggaggggagacctgAAG GCCGGCTTCAGGCTGtcggaggaggagtgggagcaGAGCGATGGTCTGAGACACAGGAAGGTCTGTTTCACCGAGACGGTGGCTTACAACCACCCCGCCGCCACGGCGACCCCCGCCGACACGGCGACCcagcagggggcggggcctctcAGCTTCCTGGAGGACAGCCCCACCCTGCTGGAGGATGGCATGCACGCCACCAGCCTGTTCACCCTGGACGACAGCGACCACGGCGACAGCGACCATGGCGACAGCGACCATGGCGACAGCGAGGCAGAGACGGCGGATGCGGTGGCAAACAC CAACATTACAACCAATGGTTCTGAAGCGGCGAGCCAGAATGGGCATGGCcaagcagacaggaagcaggacagGAAGTCATGGATTGATCCTCCGCTGGAGGAAGAAGCGTGTGGCTTGACTCTGACGCAGGCGGAAATCCAGAGCTGCATGCAGACCTACGAG AGCACCCTGGAGGACTACCAGGAGATGTTCATCCAGTTTGGCTATGTggtcctcttctcctccgcctTCCCGCTCGCTGCGTTGTGCGCGCTCATCAACAACGTGATCGAGATTCGCAGCGACGCCCTCAAGCTGTGCTGCGGGTTCCAGAGGCCCTTTGGAGAACGCGTGGACAACATTGGACAGTGGCAG ACAGTGATGGAGGTCATGGGCCTCATTGCCATCATCGTGAACTGTTACCTGATTGGCCAGTGTGGTCAGCTGCAGCGGCTGCTTCCCTGGATGAGTCCTGAGATGATCATCATCTGTATCGTGCTGCTTGAG cacTTTGCCGTCCTGCTGAAGTACGTCATCCATGTAGCAATCCCTGACGTTCCTGTGTGGGTGGCGGAGGAGATGGCCAAGCTGGAGTACCGACGCAGGGAGGCCTTCAAG aaaCACGAGCGCCAGGCCCAGCAGCACTTCCAGCAGCAGCAACGCCAGCGCCGTGAGGAGGCAGAGCTACAGAGGCAGGAGGCGGAGCTACAGAGGCAGGCGGAGCTACAGGCCGAGGCTCGCCTTGAAGGCAGCGGCAAGGCTGAGGCCCACCAGCATCACCACGCCGccggggggggcaaggggggcgggggggacaaACCCCGCAGGCCCAGCTCTCTGCTGGGCTCCAACAAGCTGAAGCAGATCATCCCCCTGCAGGGGAAGTTGTCCGGGTCGCCCCGTTCCCCCCAGACGCCCCCGGGCGGGGAGGCCAAGCTGCCTGCCTTCCTCAACAAGCTGCTCAACAAGTCCCccgaggtgaagaaggaggccgCGGCCCCCGGGGGCCCGGAGCGTCCGGGAGCCCCCGGACAGCCCTTCAGCCCGGGCAGGCAGCTGGCCCCCAGCAGGTCTGGGGGGACGGTGGTGagtggggggccagggggccctGGAGGGGATGGCAGGGCCACGCCCGAGGAGCTGCCGTccagcgagggggagaggggcgagggggagaggggcgaggggaggCCCGGCGCCATGGAAACCAACAGCTCAGGGTCGTAG